In Candidatus Methanomethylophilus alvi Mx1201, a genomic segment contains:
- a CDS encoding DUF2116 family Zn-ribbon domain-containing protein produces the protein MADEHTVKIPQHRHCRRCGKAFVGEGFYCSDECKDADGQEAKRKLYRYIAAIAVLWAVVIVAVVVVGL, from the coding sequence ATGGCGGACGAACATACGGTCAAGATACCTCAGCACCGTCATTGCAGGAGGTGCGGGAAGGCGTTCGTCGGAGAGGGATTCTACTGTTCCGACGAGTGCAAGGATGCGGACGGTCAGGAAGCCAAGAGGAAGCTCTACAGATATATCGCCGCCATAGCGGTCCTCTGGGCCGTCGTCATCGTGGCGGTCGTGGTCGTGGGGCTCTGA
- a CDS encoding signal recognition particle protein Srp54 translates to MALDGLGKSLRNVLDRINGSSAIDENLIKDICKELQRALLQADVNVQLVLRLTNTVRDRALNEKPDAGKSSKQHVTRIIYEELVNLLKNGEPVALKPQTILLVGLYGQGKTTTAGKLANFFIKKGFSVGLIGADVYRPAAYDQLKQLGDKVGAEVYGEPGQKDAVKIVKDGLEKLADKKIKIIDSSGRHALEDDLIKEISDIAEAAKPQERILVLDSQVGQQAGPQADAFNKAVGVTGVILTKMDGTAKGGGALSAVATTDARIVFLGVGEHIRDLESFDADRFISRLLGMGDLAGLVEIAKEEMDGSDDIEELARKMTSGKFTLNDMYMQMKAVKKMGALRKIVNMLPGMSKMEDKIDFDASQAKLDKYKVIMDSMTNQEKEEPSLIKGKRIERIALGAGVESSEVRELLRQYNNSRKMMSSVSKDRKMRKRMQKQFGNMDPDAIKELQNAEGEE, encoded by the coding sequence ATGGCATTGGACGGATTGGGAAAATCCCTCAGGAACGTCCTCGACCGCATTAACGGGTCGTCGGCGATCGATGAAAATCTCATCAAGGACATCTGCAAGGAGCTGCAGCGCGCCCTCCTGCAGGCGGATGTCAATGTACAGTTGGTGCTCAGGCTGACCAACACCGTCCGTGATAGGGCCCTCAACGAGAAGCCCGATGCGGGGAAGTCATCCAAGCAGCATGTGACCCGCATAATCTACGAGGAGCTCGTAAACCTTCTGAAGAACGGAGAGCCTGTGGCCTTGAAGCCGCAGACCATCCTGCTCGTCGGACTCTACGGTCAGGGTAAGACCACCACGGCAGGGAAGCTCGCCAATTTCTTCATCAAGAAGGGGTTCTCGGTCGGACTCATCGGGGCCGACGTATACAGGCCTGCCGCATACGACCAGCTGAAGCAGCTCGGTGACAAGGTCGGTGCGGAGGTCTACGGCGAGCCCGGTCAGAAGGACGCGGTCAAGATCGTGAAGGACGGTCTGGAGAAACTCGCGGACAAGAAGATCAAGATCATCGACTCCTCCGGACGTCACGCCCTGGAGGACGACCTCATCAAGGAGATCAGCGACATCGCCGAGGCCGCCAAGCCTCAGGAGAGGATCCTCGTCCTCGATTCACAGGTCGGACAGCAGGCAGGTCCTCAGGCGGATGCATTCAACAAGGCGGTAGGTGTCACCGGTGTGATCCTCACCAAGATGGACGGTACGGCAAAGGGAGGAGGAGCCCTGTCCGCGGTCGCCACCACCGATGCGAGGATCGTCTTCCTGGGAGTGGGGGAACATATCAGGGACCTCGAGTCCTTCGATGCGGACCGTTTCATCTCCCGTCTTCTGGGGATGGGAGACCTTGCCGGATTGGTGGAGATCGCCAAGGAGGAGATGGACGGGAGCGACGACATCGAGGAACTCGCCCGCAAGATGACCTCTGGGAAGTTCACCCTCAACGACATGTACATGCAGATGAAGGCGGTCAAGAAGATGGGGGCCCTCAGGAAGATCGTCAACATGCTTCCCGGCATGAGCAAGATGGAGGACAAGATAGACTTCGACGCCTCCCAGGCAAAGCTGGACAAGTACAAGGTCATCATGGATTCCATGACAAACCAGGAGAAGGAGGAGCCGTCCCTCATCAAAGGGAAACGCATAGAGAGGATAGCCCTGGGAGCAGGTGTGGAATCCAGCGAAGTCCGTGAACTCCTCAGGCAGTACAACAACAGCAGGAAGATGATGTCCTCGGTCTCCAAGGATAGGAAGATGCGTAAGAGGATGCAGAAGCAGTTCGGCAACATGGATCCCGATGCCATCAAGGAACTCCAGAACGCAGAGGGTGAGGAATGA
- the trmY gene encoding tRNA (pseudouridine(54)-N(1))-methyltransferase TrmY — protein MRYFVITGHKAVADGSFKLDDLAGGAGRMDILARCINSAFVLSHEIRRDAEIYLVMEGGDDAPKTVRINGNSVRYLNPDERSTASLIRNALLKKIPEGHEVQSSPGVYVSKMSFADVIEALSRKGNFVYLKEDGTDVRDFQFPEDPIFVLGDNKDLTEEEEQCLLAKGPAKISVGPISLHADHCMILVQNEMDRREAE, from the coding sequence ATGAGGTACTTCGTCATAACCGGCCACAAGGCCGTAGCGGACGGTTCCTTCAAGCTCGACGACCTCGCCGGGGGTGCGGGGAGGATGGACATACTCGCCCGTTGCATCAATTCGGCCTTCGTCCTCAGCCACGAGATCCGCCGCGATGCCGAGATATATCTCGTCATGGAGGGCGGTGACGACGCCCCGAAGACCGTCAGGATCAACGGCAACAGCGTAAGATACCTGAATCCCGACGAGAGGAGCACCGCCTCCCTTATCAGGAACGCACTTCTCAAGAAGATCCCCGAGGGGCACGAGGTCCAGTCCTCTCCCGGGGTATATGTTTCCAAGATGTCCTTCGCCGATGTTATAGAGGCACTTTCCCGGAAGGGGAATTTCGTCTACCTCAAGGAGGACGGCACCGACGTCAGGGATTTCCAGTTCCCGGAAGACCCCATATTCGTCCTCGGGGATAACAAGGACCTTACCGAAGAGGAGGAGCAGTGTCTTCTGGCCAAAGGGCCGGCGAAGATATCCGTGGGGCCCATAAGCCTGCATGCGGACCACTGCATGATCCTTGTGCAGAACGAGATGGACCGCAGGGAGGCGGAATGA